A genomic segment from Papilio machaon chromosome 20, ilPapMach1.1, whole genome shotgun sequence encodes:
- the LOC106721152 gene encoding uncharacterized protein LOC106721152 isoform X1 produces MSSIRLSFVSVGRIAVRRNSHLTSGGVQTCRAVRRACLRPLTTCSVLCKNPGEQPPGAAGTPHGPPKDTAAGQSSGGKKSGSGTGGVLTCPKCGDPCTHVETFVSSTRFVKCDKCHHFFVVLSEVDTKKSIKDNADNKSGFYRKPPPPPKKIFEYLNKHVVGQEYAKKVLSVAVYNHYKRIYNNVSSGAHADAHHPLHHTHRELLHVSHGGGGGGAGGGGGAEVLDRQQHELRLDKSNVLLLGPTGSGKTLLAQTIAQCLDVPFAICDCTTLTQAGYVGEDIESVIAKLLQDANFNVERAQTGIVFLDEVDKIGAVPGIHQLRDVGGEGVQQGMLKMLEGAVVSVQDVECSVCWCRAGEGVQQGMLKMLEGAVLSVQDVECSVCWCRAGEGVQQGMLKMLEGAVVSVQDVECSVCWGRAGEGVQQGMLKMLEGAVVSVQDVECSVCWCRAGEGVQQGMLKMLEGAVVSVQDVECSVCWCRAGEGVQQGMLKMLEGAVVSVQDVECSVCWCRAGEGVQQGMLKMLEGAVVSVQDVECSVCRCRAGEGVQQGMLKMLEGAVVSVQDVECSVCWCRAGEGVQQGMLKMLEGAVVSVQDVECSVCWCRAGEGVQQGMLKMLEGAVVSVQDVECSVCWCRAGEGVQQGMLKMLEGAVVSVQDVECSVCWCRAGEGVQQGMLKMLEGAVVSVQDVECSVCWCRAGEGVQQGMLKMLEGAVVSVQDVECSVCWCRAGEGVQQGMLKMLEGAVVSVQDVECSVCWCRAGEGVQQGMLKMLEGAVVSVQDVECSVCRCRAGEGVQQGMLKMLEGAVVSVQDVECSVCWCRAGEGVQQGMLKMLEGAVVSVQDVECSVCWCRAGEGVQQGMLKMLEGAVVSVQDVECSVCWCRAGEGVQQGMLKMLEGAVVSVQDVECSVCWCRAGEGVQQGMLKMLEGAVVSVQDVECSVCWCRAGEGVQQGMLKMLEGAVVSVQDVECSVCWCRAGEGVQQGMLKMLEGAVVSVQDVECSVCWCRAGEGVQQGMLKMLEGAVVSVQDVECSVCWCRAGEGVQQGMLKMLEGAVVSVQDVECSVCWCRAGEGVQQGMLKMLEGAVVSVQDVECSVCWCRAGEGVQQGMLKMLEGAVVSVQDVECSVCWCRAGEGVQQGMLKMLEGAVVSVQDVECSVCWCRAGEGVQQGMLKMLEGAVVSVQDVECSVCWCRAGEGVQQGMLKMLEGAVVSVQDVECSVCWCRAGEGVQQGMLKMLEGAVVSVQDVECSVCWCRAGEGVQQGMLKMLEGAVVSVQDVECSVCWCRAGEGVQQGMLKMLEGAVVSVQDVECSVCWCRAGEGVQQGMLKMLEGAVVSVQDVECSVCWCRAGEGVQQGMLKMLEGAVVSVQDVECSVCWCRAGEGVQQGMLKMLEGAVVSVQDVECSVCWCRAGEGVQQGMLKMLEGAVVSVQDVECSVCWCRAGEGVQQGMLKMLEGAVVSVQDVECSVCWCRAGEGVQQGMLKMLEGAVVSVPERNSRKLRGDAVHVDTTNILFVASGAYNGLDRLVQRRSNEKYLGFGAWDRSGGRRAALAAAAADASPLQSAAAEGDERDAWLRKVQARDLIDFGMIPEFVGRFPVLVPFHSLNQDLLVRILTEPKNAMVAQYKLLFAMDKCELSFSEEALRAVAALAMERKTGARGLRAIMENLLLEVMFEIPGSDIVSVHIHEGCVRHSEPPSVTRRQPPHERDLHDWPSVRLHN; encoded by the exons ATGAGCAGCATAAGACTTAGCTTCGTGTCGGTGGGAAGGATAGCGGTTCGGAGAAATTCGCATTTGACATCGG GTGGTGTGCAGACATGCCGCGCGGTGCGGCGTGCGTGCTTACGACCGCTGACGACGTGCTCGGTGCTGTGCAAGAACCCTGGCGAGCAGCCGCCAGGCGCCGCGGGCACGCCGCACGGACCGCCCAAAGACACAGCCGCAG GTCAGAGTTCCGGTGGCAAGAAATCCGGGTCCGGCACTGGCGGAGTGTTGACGTGCCCCAAGTGCGGCGACCCGTGCACCCACGTCGAGACCTTCGTCAGCTCCACGCGCTTCGTCAAGTGTGACAAATGCCACCACTTCTTCGTGGTGCTCAGCGAGGTCGACACCAAGAAGAGCATAAAAGACAACGCAGACAACAAATCCGGCTTCTATAG AAAGCCACCACCGCCTCCTAAGAAGATATTCGAATATCTGAACAAGCATGTAGTGGGGCAGGAGTACGCAAAGAAGGTACTCTCTGTGGCCGTCTACAATCACTACAAGCGCATCTACAACAACGTGTCCAGCGGCGCCCACGCCGACGCCCACCATCCGCTTCACCACACGCATAGAG AGTTGCTGCACGTGAGCCACGGCGGGGGTGGGGGCGGTGCCGGGGGTGGGGGTGGGGCGGAGGTGCTGGACCGGCAGCAACACGAGCTGCGTCTCGACAAGAGCAACGTACTGCTGCTGGGACCTACAGGCTCCG GCAAGACGCTGCTGGCGCAGACGATAGCGCAGTGCCTGGATGTGCCGTTCGCGATCTGCGACTGCACCACGCTGACTCAGGCCGGCTACGTCGGTGAGGACATCGAGAGTGTCATCGCCAAGCTGCTGCAGGACGCCAACTTCAA TGTGGAGCGCGCTCAGACCGGCATCGTGTTCCTGGACGAGGTGGACAAGATCGGGGCAGTTCCCGGCATTCACCAGCTCAGAGATGTCGGAG GCGAGGGTGTGCAGCAAGGGATGCTGAAGATGTTGGAGGGTGCGGTGGTGTCTGTACAAGATGTTGAATGTAGTGTATGTTGGTGTCGCGCAGGCGAGGGTGTGCAGCAAGGGATGCTGAAGATGTTGGAGGGTGCGGTGTTGTCTGTACAAGATGTTGAATGTAGTGTATGTTGGTGTCGCGCAGGCGAGGGTGTGCAGCAAGGGATGCTGAAGATGTTGGAGGGTGCGGTGGTGTCTGTACAAGATGTTGAATGTAGTGTATGTTGGGGTCGCGCAGGCGAGGGTGTGCAGCAAGGGATGCTGAAGATGTTGGAGGGTGCGGTGGTGTCTGTACAAGATGTTGAATGTAGTGTATGTTGGTGTCGCGCAGGCGAGGGTGTGCAGCAAGGGATGCTGAAGATGTTGGAGGGTGCGGTGGTGTCTGTACAAGATGTTGAATGTAGTGTATGTTGGTGTCGCGCAGGCGAGGGTGTGCAGCAAGGGATGCTGAAGATGTTGGAGGGTGCGGTGGTGTCTGTACAAGATGTTGAATGTAGTGTATGTTGGTGTCGCGCAGGCGAGGGTGTGCAGCAAGGGATGCTGAAGATGTTGGAGGGTGCGGTGGTGTCTGTACAAGATGTTGAATGTAGTGTATGTCGGTGTCGCGCAGGCGAGGGTGTGCAGCAAGGGATGCTGAAGATGTTGGAGGGTGCGGTGGTGTCTGTACAAGATGTTGAATGTAGTGTATGTTGGTGTCGCGCAGGCGAGGGTGTGCAGCAAGGGATGCTGAAGATGTTGGAGGGTGCGGTGGTGTCTGTACAAGATGTTGAATGTAGTGTATGTTGGTGTCGCGCAGGCGAGGGTGTGCAGCAAGGGATGCTGAAGATGTTGGAGGGTGCGGTGGTGTCTGTACAAGATGTTGAATGTAGTGTATGTTGGTGTCGCGCAGGCGAGGGTGTGCAGCAAGGGATGTTGAAGATGTTGGAGGGTGCGGTGGTGTCTGTACAAGATGTTGAATGTAGTGTATGTTGGTGTCGCGCAGGCGAGGGTGTGCAGCAAGGGATGCTGAAGATGTTGGAGGGTGCGGTGGTGTCTGTACAAGATGTTGAATGTAGTGTATGTTGGTGTCGCGCAGGCGAGGGTGTGCAGCAAGGGATGCTGAAGATGTTGGAGGGTGCGGTGGTGTCTGTACAAGATGTTGAATGTAGTGTATGTTGGTGTCGCGCAGGCGAGGGTGTGCAGCAAGGGATGCTGAAGATGTTGGAGGGTGCGGTGGTGTCTGTACAAGATGTTGAATGTAGTGTATGTTGGTGTCGCGCAGGCGAGGGTGTGCAGCAAGGGATGCTGAAGATGTTGGAGGGTGCGGTGGTGTCTGTACAAGATGTTGAATGTAGTGTATGTCGGTGTCGCGCAGGCGAGGGTGTGCAGCAAGGGATGCTGAAGATGTTGGAGGGTGCGGTGGTGTCTGTACAAGATGTTGAATGTAGTGTATGTTGGTGTCGCGCAGGCGAGGGTGTGCAGCAAGGGATGCTGAAGATGTTGGAGGGTGCGGTGGTGTCTGTACAAGATGTTGAATGTAGTGTATGTTGGTGTCGCGCAGGCGAGGGTGTGCAGCAAGGGATGCTGAAGATGTTGGAGGGTGCGGTGGTGTCTGTACAAGATGTTGAATGTAGTGTATGTTGGTGTCGCGCAGGCGAGGGTGTGCAGCAAGGGATGCTGAAGATGTTGGAGGGTGCGGTGGTGTCTGTACAAGATGTTGAATGTAGTGTATGTTGGTGTCGCGCAGGCGAGGGTGTGCAGCAAGGGATGCTGAAGATGTTGGAGGGTGCGGTGGTGTCTGTACAAGATGTTGAATGTAGTGTATGTTGGTGTCGCGCAGGCGAGGGTGTGCAGCAAGGGATGCTGAAGATGTTGGAGGGTGCGGTGGTGTCTGTACAAGATGTTGAATGTAGTGTATGTTGGTGTCGCGCAGGCGAGGGTGTGCAGCAAGGGATGCTGAAGATGTTGGAGGGTGCGGTGGTGTCTGTACAAGATGTTGAATGTAGTGTATGTTGGTGTCGCGCAGGCGAGGGTGTGCAGCAAGGGATGTTGAAGATGTTGGAGGGTGCGGTGGTGTCTGTACAAGATGTTGAATGTAGTGTATGTTGGTGTCGCGCAGGCGAGGGTGTGCAGCAAGGGATGCTGAAGATGTTGGAGGGTGCGGTGGTGTCTGTACAAGATGTTGAATGTAGTGTATGTTGGTGTCGCGCAGGCGAGGGTGTGCAGCAAGGGATGCTGAAGATGTTGGAGGGTGCGGTGGTGTCTGTACAAGATGTTGAATGTAGTGTATGTTGGTGTCGCGCAGGCGAGGGTGTGCAGCAAGGGATGCTGAAGATGTTGGAGGGTGCGGTGGTGTCTGTACAAGATGTTGAATGTAGTGTATGTTGGTGTCGCGCAGGCGAGGGTGTGCAGCAAGGGATGCTGAAGATGTTGGAGGGTGCGGTGGTGTCTGTACAAGATGTTGAATGTAGTGTATGTTGGTGTCGCGCAGGCGAGGGTGTGCAGCAAGGGATGCTGAAGATGTTGGAGGGTGCGGTGGTGTCTGTACAAGATGTTGAATGTAGTGTATGTTGGTGTCGCGCAGGCGAGGGTGTGCAGCAAGGGATGCTGAAGATGTTGGAGGGTGCGGTGGTGTCTGTACAAGATGTTGAATGTAGTGTATGTTGGTGTCGCGCAGGCGAGGGTGTGCAGCAAGGGATGTTGAAGATGTTGGAGGGTGCGGTGGTGTCTGTACAAGATGTTGAATGTAGTGTATGTTGGTGTCGCGCAGGCGAGGGTGTGCAGCAAGGGATGCTGAAGATGTTGGAGGGTGCGGTGGTGTCTGTACAAGATGTTGAATGTAGTGTATGTTGGTGTCGCGCAGGCGAGGGTGTGCAGCAAGGGATGCTGAAGATGTTGGAGGGTGCGGTGGTGTCTGTACAAGATGTTGAATGTAGTGTATGTTGGTGTCGCGCAGGCGAGGGTGTGCAGCAAGGGATGCTGAAGATGTTGGAGGGTGCGGTGGTGTCTGTACAAGATGTTGAATGTAGTGTATGTTGGTGTCGCGCAGGCGAGGGTGTGCAGCAAGGGATGCTGAAGATGTTGGAGGGTGCGGTGGTGTCTGTACAAGATGTTGAATGTAGTGTATGTTGGTGTCGCGCAGGCGAGGGTGTGCAGCAAGGGATGCTGAAGATGTTGGAGGGTGCGGTGGTGTCTGTACAAGATGTTGAATGTAGTGTATGTTGGTGTCGCGCAGGCGAGGGTGTGCAGCAAGGGATGCTGAAGATGTTGGAGGGTGCGGTGGTGTCTGTACAAGATGTTGAATGTAGTGTATGTTGGTGTCGCGCAGGCGAGGGTGTGCAGCAAGGGATGCTGAAGATGTTGGAGGGTGCGGTGGTGTCTGTACAAGATGTTGAATGTAGTGTATGTTGGTGTCGCGCAGGCGAGGGTGTGCAGCAAGGGATGCTGAAGATGTTGGAGGGTGCGGTGGTGTCTGTGCCGGAGCGCAACTCTCGCAAGTTGCGAGGTGATGCTGTGCACGTCGACACCACCAACATACTGTTCGTCGCCAGCGGAGCTTACAACGGCCTCGACAG ACTGGTGCAGCGCCGCAGCAACGAGAAGTACCTGGGTTTCGGAGCTTGGGACAGATCTGGAGGACGTCGCGCTGCGCTCGCTGCTGCTGCGGCTGACGCATCTCCGCTGCAGTCTGCTGCAGCGGAGGGAGACGAGCGCGACGCCTGGCTGCGGAAGGTGCAGGCGAGGGACCTCATAGACTTCGGCATGATACCG GAGTTTGTGGGCCGCTTCCCCGTCCTGGTGCCTTTCCACAGCCTGAACCAGGACCTGCTCGTGCGGATACTGACCGAACCTAAGAACGCAATG GTGGCGCAGTACAAGCTGCTGTTCGCGATGGACAAGTGCGAGCTATCGTTCAGCGAGGAGGCCCTGCGCGCGGTGGCGGCGCTGGCCATGGAGCGGAAGACGGGGGCCCGAGGACTGCGCGCCATCATGGAGAACCTGCTGCTGGAGGTGATGTTCGAGATCCCCGGCTCCGACATCGTGTCGGTGCACATCCACGAGGGCTGCGTGCGGCACAGCGAGCCCCCCAGCGTCACCCGCCGACAGCCGCCCCACGAGCGGGACCTGCACGACTGGCCCTCCGTGCGGCTGCACAACT GA
- the LOC106721152 gene encoding uncharacterized protein LOC106721152 isoform X2: MSSIRLSFVSVGRIAVRRNSHLTSGGVQTCRAVRRACLRPLTTCSVLCKNPGEQPPGAAGTPHGPPKDTAAGQSSGGKKSGSGTGGVLTCPKCGDPCTHVETFVSSTRFVKCDKCHHFFVVLSEVDTKKSIKDNADNKSGFYRKPPPPPKKIFEYLNKHVVGQEYAKKVLSVAVYNHYKRIYNNVSSGAHADAHHPLHHTHRELLHVSHGGGGGGAGGGGGAEVLDRQQHELRLDKSNVLLLGPTGSGKTLLAQTIAQCLDVPFAICDCTTLTQAGYVGEDIESVIAKLLQDANFNVERAQTGIVFLDEVDKIGAVPGIHQLRDVGGEGVQQGMLKMLEGAVVSVQDVECSVCWCRAGEGVQQGMLKMLEGAVLSVQDVECSVCWCRAGEGVQQGMLKMLEGAVVSVQDVECSVCWGRAGEGVQQGMLKMLEGAVVSVQDVECSVCWCRAGEGVQQGMLKMLEGAVVSVQDVECSVCWCRAGEGVQQGMLKMLEGAVVSVQDVECSVCWCRAGEGVQQGMLKMLEGAVVSVQDVECSVCRCRAGEGVQQGMLKMLEGAVVSVQDVECSVCWCRAGEGVQQGMLKMLEGAVVSVQDVECSVCWCRAGEGVQQGMLKMLEGAVVSVQDVECSVCWCRAGEGVQQGMLKMLEGAVVSVQDVECSVCWCRAGEGVQQGMLKMLEGAVVSVQDVECSVCWCRAGEGVQQGMLKMLEGAVVSVQDVECSVCWCRAGEGVQQGMLKMLEGAVVSVQDVECSVCWCRAGEGVQQGMLKMLEGAVVSVQDVECSVCRCRAGEGVQQGMLKMLEGAVVSVQDVECSVCWCRAGEGVQQGMLKMLEGAVVSVQDVECSVCWCRAGEGVQQGMLKMLEGAVVSVQDVECSVCWCRAGEGVQQGMLKMLEGAVVSVQDVECSVCWCRAGEGVQQGMLKMLEGAVVSVQDVECSVCWCRAGEGVQQGMLKMLEGAVVSVQDVECSVCWCRAGEGVQQGMLKMLEGAVVSVQDVECSVCWCRAGEGVQQGMLKMLEGAVVSVQDVECSVCWCRAGEGVQQGMLKMLEGAVVSVQDVECSVCWCRAGEGVQQGMLKMLEGAVVSVQDVECSVCWCRAGEGVQQGMLKMLEGAVVSVQDVECSVCWCRAGEGVQQGMLKMLEGAVVSVQDVECSVCWCRAGEGVQQGMLKMLEGAVVSVQDVECSVCWCRAGEGVQQGMLKMLEGAVVSVQDVECSVCWCRAGEGVQQGMLKMLEGAVVSVQDVECSVCWCRAGEGVQQGMLKMLEGAVVSVQDVECSVCWCRAGEGVQQGMLKMLEGAVVSVQDVECSVCWCRAGEGVQQGMLKMLEGAVVSVQDVECSVCWCRAGEGVQQGMLKMLEGAVVSVQDVECSVCWCRAGEGVQQGMLKMLEGAVVSVQDVECSVCWCRAGEGVQQGMLKMLEGAVVSVQDVECSVCWCRAGEGVQQGMLKMLEGAVVSVPERNSRKLRGDAVHVDTTNILFVASGAYNGLDRLVQRRSNEKYLGFGAWDRSGGRRAALAAAAADASPLQSAAAEGDERDAWLRKVQARDLIDFGMIPEFVGRFPVLVPFHSLNQDLLVRILTEPKNAMVAQYKLLFAMDKCELSFSEEALRAVAALAMERKTGARGLRAIMENLLLEVMFEIPGSDIVSVHIHEGCVRHSEPPSVTRRQPPHERDLHDWPSVRLHN, from the exons ATGAGCAGCATAAGACTTAGCTTCGTGTCGGTGGGAAGGATAGCGGTTCGGAGAAATTCGCATTTGACATCGG GTGGTGTGCAGACATGCCGCGCGGTGCGGCGTGCGTGCTTACGACCGCTGACGACGTGCTCGGTGCTGTGCAAGAACCCTGGCGAGCAGCCGCCAGGCGCCGCGGGCACGCCGCACGGACCGCCCAAAGACACAGCCGCAG GTCAGAGTTCCGGTGGCAAGAAATCCGGGTCCGGCACTGGCGGAGTGTTGACGTGCCCCAAGTGCGGCGACCCGTGCACCCACGTCGAGACCTTCGTCAGCTCCACGCGCTTCGTCAAGTGTGACAAATGCCACCACTTCTTCGTGGTGCTCAGCGAGGTCGACACCAAGAAGAGCATAAAAGACAACGCAGACAACAAATCCGGCTTCTATAG AAAGCCACCACCGCCTCCTAAGAAGATATTCGAATATCTGAACAAGCATGTAGTGGGGCAGGAGTACGCAAAGAAGGTACTCTCTGTGGCCGTCTACAATCACTACAAGCGCATCTACAACAACGTGTCCAGCGGCGCCCACGCCGACGCCCACCATCCGCTTCACCACACGCATAGAG AGTTGCTGCACGTGAGCCACGGCGGGGGTGGGGGCGGTGCCGGGGGTGGGGGTGGGGCGGAGGTGCTGGACCGGCAGCAACACGAGCTGCGTCTCGACAAGAGCAACGTACTGCTGCTGGGACCTACAGGCTCCG GCAAGACGCTGCTGGCGCAGACGATAGCGCAGTGCCTGGATGTGCCGTTCGCGATCTGCGACTGCACCACGCTGACTCAGGCCGGCTACGTCGGTGAGGACATCGAGAGTGTCATCGCCAAGCTGCTGCAGGACGCCAACTTCAA TGTGGAGCGCGCTCAGACCGGCATCGTGTTCCTGGACGAGGTGGACAAGATCGGGGCAGTTCCCGGCATTCACCAGCTCAGAGATGTCGGAG GCGAGGGTGTGCAGCAAGGGATGCTGAAGATGTTGGAGGGTGCGGTGGTGTCTGTACAAGATGTTGAATGTAGTGTATGTTGGTGTCGCGCAGGCGAGGGTGTGCAGCAAGGGATGCTGAAGATGTTGGAGGGTGCGGTGTTGTCTGTACAAGATGTTGAATGTAGTGTATGTTGGTGTCGCGCAGGCGAGGGTGTGCAGCAAGGGATGCTGAAGATGTTGGAGGGTGCGGTGGTGTCTGTACAAGATGTTGAATGTAGTGTATGTTGGGGTCGCGCAGGCGAGGGTGTGCAGCAAGGGATGCTGAAGATGTTGGAGGGTGCGGTGGTGTCTGTACAAGATGTTGAATGTAGTGTATGTTGGTGTCGCGCAGGCGAGGGTGTGCAGCAAGGGATGCTGAAGATGTTGGAGGGTGCGGTGGTGTCTGTACAAGATGTTGAATGTAGTGTATGTTGGTGTCGCGCAGGCGAGGGTGTGCAGCAAGGGATGCTGAAGATGTTGGAGGGTGCGGTGGTGTCTGTACAAGATGTTGAATGTAGTGTATGTTGGTGTCGCGCAGGCGAGGGTGTGCAGCAAGGGATGCTGAAGATGTTGGAGGGTGCGGTGGTGTCTGTACAAGATGTTGAATGTAGTGTATGTCGGTGTCGCGCAGGCGAGGGTGTGCAGCAAGGGATGCTGAAGATGTTGGAGGGTGCGGTGGTGTCTGTACAAGATGTTGAATGTAGTGTATGTTGGTGTCGCGCAGGCGAGGGTGTGCAGCAAGGGATGCTGAAGATGTTGGAGGGTGCGGTGGTGTCTGTACAAGATGTTGAATGTAGTGTATGTTGGTGTCGCGCAGGCGAGGGTGTGCAGCAAGGGATGCTGAAGATGTTGGAGGGTGCGGTGGTGTCTGTACAAGATGTTGAATGTAGTGTATGTTGGTGTCGCGCAGGCGAGGGTGTGCAGCAAGGGATGTTGAAGATGTTGGAGGGTGCGGTGGTGTCTGTACAAGATGTTGAATGTAGTGTATGTTGGTGTCGCGCAGGCGAGGGTGTGCAGCAAGGGATGCTGAAGATGTTGGAGGGTGCGGTGGTGTCTGTACAAGATGTTGAATGTAGTGTATGTTGGTGTCGCGCAGGCGAGGGTGTGCAGCAAGGGATGCTGAAGATGTTGGAGGGTGCGGTGGTGTCTGTACAAGATGTTGAATGTAGTGTATGTTGGTGTCGCGCAGGCGAGGGTGTGCAGCAAGGGATGCTGAAGATGTTGGAGGGTGCGGTGGTGTCTGTACAAGATGTTGAATGTAGTGTATGTTGGTGTCGCGCAGGCGAGGGTGTGCAGCAAGGGATGCTGAAGATGTTGGAGGGTGCGGTGGTGTCTGTACAAGATGTTGAATGTAGTGTATGTCGGTGTCGCGCAGGCGAGGGTGTGCAGCAAGGGATGCTGAAGATGTTGGAGGGTGCGGTGGTGTCTGTACAAGATGTTGAATGTAGTGTATGTTGGTGTCGCGCAGGCGAGGGTGTGCAGCAAGGGATGCTGAAGATGTTGGAGGGTGCGGTGGTGTCTGTACAAGATGTTGAATGTAGTGTATGTTGGTGTCGCGCAGGCGAGGGTGTGCAGCAAGGGATGCTGAAGATGTTGGAGGGTGCGGTGGTGTCTGTACAAGATGTTGAATGTAGTGTATGTTGGTGTCGCGCAGGCGAGGGTGTGCAGCAAGGGATGCTGAAGATGTTGGAGGGTGCGGTGGTGTCTGTACAAGATGTTGAATGTAGTGTATGTTGGTGTCGCGCAGGCGAGGGTGTGCAGCAAGGGATGCTGAAGATGTTGGAGGGTGCGGTGGTGTCTGTACAAGATGTTGAATGTAGTGTATGTTGGTGTCGCGCAGGCGAGGGTGTGCAGCAAGGGATGCTGAAGATGTTGGAGGGTGCGGTGGTGTCTGTACAAGATGTTGAATGTAGTGTATGTTGGTGTCGCGCAGGCGAGGGTGTGCAGCAAGGGATGCTGAAGATGTTGGAGGGTGCGGTGGTGTCTGTACAAGATGTTGAATGTAGTGTATGTTGGTGTCGCGCAGGCGAGGGTGTGCAGCAAGGGATGTTGAAGATGTTGGAGGGTGCGGTGGTGTCTGTACAAGATGTTGAATGTAGTGTATGTTGGTGTCGCGCAGGCGAGGGTGTGCAGCAAGGGATGCTGAAGATGTTGGAGGGTGCGGTGGTGTCTGTACAAGATGTTGAATGTAGTGTATGTTGGTGTCGCGCAGGCGAGGGTGTGCAGCAAGGGATGCTGAAGATGTTGGAGGGTGCGGTGGTGTCTGTACAAGATGTTGAATGTAGTGTATGTTGGTGTCGCGCAGGCGAGGGTGTGCAGCAAGGGATGCTGAAGATGTTGGAGGGTGCGGTGGTGTCTGTACAAGATGTTGAATGTAGTGTATGTTGGTGTCGCGCAGGCGAGGGTGTGCAGCAAGGGATGCTGAAGATGTTGGAGGGTGCGGTGGTGTCTGTACAAGATGTTGAATGTAGTGTATGTTGGTGTCGCGCAGGCGAGGGTGTGCAGCAAGGGATGCTGAAGATGTTGGAGGGTGCGGTGGTGTCTGTACAAGATGTTGAATGTAGTGTATGTTGGTGTCGCGCAGGCGAGGGTGTGCAGCAAGGGATGCTGAAGATGTTGGAGGGTGCGGTGGTGTCTGTACAAGATGTTGAATGTAGTGTATGTTGGTGTCGCGCAGGCGAGGGTGTGCAGCAAGGGATGTTGAAGATGTTGGAGGGTGCGGTGGTGTCTGTACAAGATGTTGAATGTAGTGTATGTTGGTGTCGCGCAGGCGAGGGTGTGCAGCAAGGGATGCTGAAGATGTTGGAGGGTGCGGTGGTGTCTGTACAAGATGTTGAATGTAGTGTATGTTGGTGTCGCGCAGGCGAGGGTGTGCAGCAAGGGATGCTGAAGATGTTGGAGGGTGCGGTGGTGTCTGTACAAGATGTTGAATGTAGTGTATGTTGGTGTCGCGCAGGCGAGGGTGTGCAGCAAGGGATGCTGAAGATGTTGGAGGGTGCGGTGGTGTCTGTACAAGATGTTGAATGTAGTGTATGTTGGTGTCGCGCAGGCGAGGGTGTGCAGCAAGGGATGCTGAAGATGTTGGAGGGTGCGGTGGTGTCTGTACAAGATGTTGAATGTAGTGTATGTTGGTGTCGCGCAGGCGAGGGTGTGCAGCAAGGGATGCTGAAGATGTTGGAGGGTGCGGTGGTGTCTGTACAAGATGTTGAATGTAGTGTATGTTGGTGTCGCGCAGGCGAGGGTGTGCAGCAAGGGATGCTGAAGATGTTGGAGGGTGCGGTGGTGTCTGTACAAGATGTTGAATGTAGTGTATGTTGGTGTCGCGCAGGCGAGGGTGTGCAGCAAGGGATGCTGAAGATGTTGGAGGGTGCGGTG GTGTCTGTGCCGGAGCGCAACTCTCGCAAGTTGCGAGGTGATGCTGTGCACGTCGACACCACCAACATACTGTTCGTCGCCAGCGGAGCTTACAACGGCCTCGACAG ACTGGTGCAGCGCCGCAGCAACGAGAAGTACCTGGGTTTCGGAGCTTGGGACAGATCTGGAGGACGTCGCGCTGCGCTCGCTGCTGCTGCGGCTGACGCATCTCCGCTGCAGTCTGCTGCAGCGGAGGGAGACGAGCGCGACGCCTGGCTGCGGAAGGTGCAGGCGAGGGACCTCATAGACTTCGGCATGATACCG GAGTTTGTGGGCCGCTTCCCCGTCCTGGTGCCTTTCCACAGCCTGAACCAGGACCTGCTCGTGCGGATACTGACCGAACCTAAGAACGCAATG GTGGCGCAGTACAAGCTGCTGTTCGCGATGGACAAGTGCGAGCTATCGTTCAGCGAGGAGGCCCTGCGCGCGGTGGCGGCGCTGGCCATGGAGCGGAAGACGGGGGCCCGAGGACTGCGCGCCATCATGGAGAACCTGCTGCTGGAGGTGATGTTCGAGATCCCCGGCTCCGACATCGTGTCGGTGCACATCCACGAGGGCTGCGTGCGGCACAGCGAGCCCCCCAGCGTCACCCGCCGACAGCCGCCCCACGAGCGGGACCTGCACGACTGGCCCTCCGTGCGGCTGCACAACT GA